The following is a genomic window from Rutidosis leptorrhynchoides isolate AG116_Rl617_1_P2 chromosome 8, CSIRO_AGI_Rlap_v1, whole genome shotgun sequence.
gacgagcccaacacacccactatagaggacctaggttatactcactcactagaccaacactttgacattggttagcctttaattttataaatccttagtgcacaataatatttaggcgacagtgtcgaccatatatcattcaggcggtataaccgaccatatatcacttaggcggcagagtcgaccatataataaaaataacacaagtgcactaagaacttaaacacaaactaaggcttaaccgggaaacttaacaaagaacacttttataaatacaaaatacaattacaatattacttacttacaagcttttcttcactactcacactcttctcacttcttaattcttctctacttctcaactcactcttttcacaacttaATTACAAATGAAATCATCACCCATATTTACTctactccatggaaacttctacacactagatttttccatggataaatatctagatatttttaccacataaaaatatctagatttttacattttaacatctagatttttcctcattaatatctagatatttcttttacattttaatatctagatatttacatacattactaattccatgttatctaaatttgcattgcattttaacatGTTACACCACAAACAAGAATAGGGAGATGGAAGTTACGGTGATATCACAAGGATGGTTTGGGGACATGCCTATTTGTATTTCGCATAACCGTTTATTCCACTTGGAACGTGAGCGTAATGCTTTGGTTGCCAACAGATGTGTGAATGGTAGTTTCGTCTGTAATTGGTCTCGTATTGACATAGGGAGTCAAAATACATATGTTGTTCAAGGCTTATGTGAGCAGATGTCGAATATCACGTTGGGTGTTCATCCAGATTGTTGGAGATGGACTTTAAATGGTGATGGTTGGTTCTATGTTGCGTTTGCCAGAAATTATATTGATCGAAACTTGCTGCCTTCAAGCGAGTTCATTACGGAGTGGAGAAATTTTTTGTCGGGTAAAGTAAATATCTTCATTTGGAGATTTATTCGTGATAAGGTTCCAAACAAGCTAAATCTTTCGAGGCAAGGTTTGAAATTTCAGTCGATAAGTTGCGTTATGTGTAACCAGGGAATCGATAGCTCGGAACACCTATTTTTTCATTGCTCTTATGCGCACGATGTTTGGAGAACTATTTTCATTTGGATTGATCGGCCGATGCATGGGTTCTCGTCATGGCAAGAGGTGCTCAGTTGGATTGATGCGGGTAATGTTGATAATGTTGCAAGGGATCACCTTCTTGCTATCTTTATAGCGAAGTTGTGGAAACTCCAGAATTGTTCATTGTTTAATGACATTTATGTAAAAAATGTAATATAGTGGACTCGATTGAGTTTTTCTCGTTTGCTTGGCTTCGTTTTAGAGCCAGAATTAGTTTAAATTGGAACCAGTGGCGGAGCCACACACATAATACTAGTGGCACGGGCCACCAGTCATTTAGTCCGAGTAGTGTAAATTTTTAAGAATTTTGAGTAGTGACACCATAGAAATTTGACTAGTGCCACCATAATTCAAAGTTTCATGGGAGAGTATTTTGTGAAGAAGATGAATTGAGAAGAAACTGCTAGGTAGAGAATTTAATTTTCTGTCTCTTTCTACACACAACCTTTTAAATTTTGTTTCTCTTTCTTTTAAAACCCTTTAGAATCCGTTACtatttattactccctccgtcccaatttaatagtccacagacaaaaaacacacagtttaagaaaaagagACTGTCACATGTACTTTTTATCTACTTTTTCCCTACTTTCCAGTTTTACCCATTACTTTTTACCTATACTTTTGTCTTACTTAAATAAAGTAAGGGTATAAAAGTATTTTAACCAATTATTCTTTACTATTTAtaaaagtggactattaatttgggacggaCGAAAAAAGAAAGGTGGACTAttgatatgggacggagggagtattaaccTTACTTTATTTCCTTTTTTACCCAAAGGCCCTgcactaaattaataatataataatatactagCTTAAGGCTCACAAAATTTGCGAGTTTTGacaataaatattacaaatataatatattatgtatGAGCACATAAATGTAATCGACAAAATATGTGTTTAAGATACAAATCTATGCAAATTATGAAGTTGAACCAAATAGTAGATATAAATAaagtattataaaaataaaaataatgaataTAAGTATAAGTAATG
Proteins encoded in this region:
- the LOC139863236 gene encoding uncharacterized protein, which gives rise to MEVTVISQGWFGDMPICISHNRLFHLERERNALVANRCVNGSFVCNWSRIDIGSQNTYVVQGLCEQMSNITLGVHPDCWRWTLNGDGWFYVAFARNYIDRNLLPSSEFITEWRNFLSGKVNIFIWRFIRDKVPNKLNLSRQGLKFQSISCVMCNQGIDSSEHLFFHCSYAHDVWRTIFIWIDRPMHGFSSWQEVLSWIDAVDSIEFFSFAWLRFRARISLNWNQWRSHTHNTSGTGHQSFSPSSVNF